The Haloferax sp. Atlit-12N genome contains a region encoding:
- a CDS encoding metal-dependent hydrolase, with amino-acid sequence MWPWEHLVFGYVLYSLANRAAWETPIGDAAGVTLAVMTQVPDLVDKTLSWTFGVVTTGYGPAHSLLVGAPLVGVLAAALWTRNRAKLAVAAVAGYGSHLVGDLLALRANGPNVGRLLWPLAPQEPYSNDLGFVQRFTEYFQTFLYQMLRPENTGLVVGYAAVFGMVVLLWVLDGTPGLRWARRAAGLRR; translated from the coding sequence ATGTGGCCGTGGGAGCATCTCGTCTTCGGCTACGTGCTGTACTCCCTCGCGAACCGCGCCGCATGGGAGACGCCTATCGGTGACGCGGCCGGCGTCACCCTCGCGGTGATGACGCAGGTTCCCGACCTCGTGGACAAGACGCTCTCGTGGACGTTCGGCGTCGTCACGACGGGGTACGGCCCGGCGCACTCGCTCCTCGTCGGCGCACCGCTCGTCGGGGTCCTCGCGGCGGCGCTGTGGACGCGGAACAGGGCGAAACTCGCGGTCGCCGCGGTCGCCGGGTACGGATCGCACCTCGTCGGCGACCTGCTCGCGCTCCGGGCGAACGGGCCGAACGTCGGCCGGCTGCTCTGGCCGCTCGCGCCGCAGGAGCCGTACTCGAACGACCTCGGCTTCGTCCAGCGGTTCACGGAGTACTTCCAGACGTTCCTCTATCAGATGCTGCGCCCCGAGAACACGGGGCTCGTCGTCGGTTACGCGGCCGTCTTCGGGATGGTCGTTCTGCTGTGGGTGCTCGACGGAACGCCGGGGCTTCGGTGGGCTCGCCGTGCCGCCGGCCTGCGCCGCTGA
- a CDS encoding right-handed parallel beta-helix repeat-containing protein — protein MRFTHSDDTDANDPRGPKLTRRSYLLGAVGTLAVGSYLSHPIDSVEANTMSVDVPQAYLDRFSNVVNVVDAGADPKGVEPIDDVLSRHVADDTLLVFPEGRYLMHRQLRKTGFENLGFYGPNATLTHGRIDAIDSNVVTEGEFTGAARFFRLGVIYAPGKDLLFEGFTFDFTAPQTGIRAIEAYVTDGLEVRDITIAGEHDTGTLGPALFSVTTAGGTGTVERFSAPDGAAFTKDTIGDINLGPTGILIDPNSAGTLRFVDCELGRFPDNGLYVSGSKGVVHVEGGTYKNSTVSSIRLKGYGSSVRGTTVVIDELVPGISQRGIRLDDGADLRIEDTTIEVTGSAENAIRILDDAQTSVIKNCSIVLNDDEGCARGIQVTPGAGRLEVLDTTIDIHGSNFAIYLQGQNLPEDPMVLVKNVTITGSAPGDGQREAIRVERANARFENLTVHQPGESYRRCAEILADDALFVGGTYEATHHPFINKGNRTRFDGITARSLSGRQAMKLYSQGTDVVVMDSVLYGGYIDGGAEGFVVDNTELPPV, from the coding sequence ATGAGATTCACGCACTCTGACGATACCGACGCAAATGACCCCCGGGGCCCGAAGCTCACGCGGCGCTCGTATCTCCTCGGAGCCGTCGGCACCCTCGCGGTCGGAAGCTACCTGTCGCACCCCATCGACAGCGTCGAGGCGAACACGATGAGCGTCGACGTTCCGCAGGCGTACCTCGACCGGTTCTCGAACGTCGTCAACGTCGTCGACGCGGGGGCCGACCCGAAGGGCGTCGAACCCATCGACGACGTGCTCTCGCGGCACGTCGCGGACGACACGCTCCTCGTCTTCCCGGAGGGTCGATACCTGATGCACAGGCAACTCCGAAAGACCGGATTCGAGAACCTCGGGTTCTACGGGCCGAACGCGACGCTCACGCACGGCCGAATCGATGCCATCGACAGCAACGTCGTCACCGAGGGCGAGTTCACCGGCGCGGCCCGGTTCTTCCGGCTCGGCGTCATCTACGCCCCCGGCAAGGACCTCCTGTTCGAGGGGTTCACATTCGACTTCACCGCCCCGCAGACCGGGATTCGGGCCATCGAGGCCTACGTCACGGACGGCCTCGAAGTCCGCGACATCACCATCGCGGGCGAACACGACACCGGGACCCTCGGTCCGGCGCTGTTCAGCGTGACCACCGCCGGCGGGACCGGCACCGTCGAACGGTTCAGCGCACCCGACGGCGCGGCGTTCACGAAAGACACCATCGGCGACATCAACCTCGGCCCCACCGGGATACTCATCGACCCGAACAGCGCGGGGACGCTCCGCTTCGTCGACTGCGAACTCGGTCGGTTCCCGGACAACGGGCTGTACGTCTCGGGTTCGAAGGGCGTCGTCCACGTCGAGGGCGGGACGTACAAGAACAGCACCGTCTCCTCGATTCGGCTCAAGGGGTACGGCAGCAGCGTCCGCGGCACGACGGTCGTCATCGACGAACTCGTCCCCGGCATCAGCCAGCGGGGTATCCGCCTCGACGACGGGGCTGACCTCCGCATCGAAGACACCACCATCGAGGTCACCGGCTCCGCGGAGAACGCCATTCGCATCCTCGACGACGCGCAGACCTCGGTCATCAAGAACTGCAGCATCGTCCTCAACGACGACGAGGGCTGTGCGCGCGGCATTCAGGTGACTCCCGGAGCGGGTCGCCTCGAAGTCCTCGACACGACCATCGACATCCACGGGTCGAACTTCGCCATCTACCTTCAGGGACAAAACCTTCCGGAGGACCCGATGGTGCTCGTCAAGAACGTCACCATCACCGGTTCGGCACCCGGCGACGGCCAGCGAGAGGCGATTCGCGTCGAGCGCGCGAACGCCCGGTTCGAGAACCTGACCGTCCACCAACCCGGCGAGAGCTACCGGCGCTGTGCCGAGATTCTCGCGGACGACGCCCTGTTCGTCGGCGGGACCTACGAGGCGACGCACCACCCCTTCATCAACAAGGGCAACCGGACGCGCTTCGACGGCATCACCGCGCGGTCCCTCAGCGGGCGACAAGCCATGAAGCTGTACTCGCAGGGGACCGACGTGGTCGTCATGGACTCGGTGCTCTACGGCGGCTACATCGACGGCGGCGCGGAGGGGTTCGTCGTCGACAACACCGAACTGCCACCCGTCTGA
- a CDS encoding twin-arginine translocation signal domain-containing protein translates to MRNQGAEERRRTVSRRQVLKGIGGAAAAVSFAGTASADDDWYNVVDEGADPTGEESINPVLDDIQCDDGTVLYFPEGEYLMDDSFRHVDFRGFELRGDNATIVPAADYDGRWLFKLGTFDQPGEDLVVEGFEFDFTADDTGLRVVQAQVRDDLLARDLSVVGQHDSGKYGPFAFDVTSSSGIGTLQNIRIPDGGEFSDNTPGDIDVGPTGIIVSPYHDGKLWVRDCRVGAWPDNGLYCSTEGGRVVVDGGVFKNSNIANIRLSGDYSSIHGATVIVDERRTDDTNQRGIRLDGGAYNWIDDTVVRIDEPNGRAISVQNDVEWARIQNSSVIVNGDVPTKAVTVSSGAGKVDILNTDIEFNTSGHALVVGGPSSADADPVYILKSSVGGTGDGSSGRHAVRLERGNCTLDRFDVEQTGGDYRRAVKVLGDGSTFVWGDYDTGHIPLVNDADGTTFRGITAESHDGYEGMKVIDGSSGVEVTESVIHNGVWEYGDVDVAYDGNWF, encoded by the coding sequence ATGCGGAATCAAGGCGCAGAAGAGCGCAGGAGGACAGTCTCTCGGAGACAGGTACTGAAGGGCATCGGCGGGGCGGCCGCTGCCGTTTCGTTCGCTGGGACGGCATCAGCCGACGACGACTGGTACAACGTCGTCGACGAGGGGGCCGACCCGACCGGCGAGGAATCTATCAATCCGGTTTTAGACGATATCCAGTGCGACGACGGGACGGTTCTGTATTTCCCGGAGGGTGAGTATCTCATGGACGACTCGTTCCGTCACGTCGATTTCCGCGGGTTCGAACTGCGGGGAGATAACGCGACTATCGTCCCGGCCGCCGACTACGACGGCAGGTGGCTGTTCAAGTTAGGGACGTTCGACCAACCGGGGGAAGACCTCGTCGTCGAAGGCTTCGAGTTCGACTTCACCGCCGACGACACGGGGCTTCGCGTCGTCCAAGCGCAGGTCAGAGACGACCTCCTCGCGCGGGACCTCTCCGTCGTCGGTCAGCACGACAGCGGGAAGTACGGCCCGTTCGCGTTCGACGTCACCAGTTCGTCGGGCATCGGAACGCTCCAGAACATCAGGATTCCCGACGGCGGCGAGTTCTCGGACAACACGCCGGGCGACATCGACGTGGGTCCCACGGGAATCATCGTGTCGCCGTACCACGACGGCAAGCTTTGGGTCCGCGACTGCAGGGTCGGCGCGTGGCCCGACAACGGCCTCTACTGTTCGACCGAGGGCGGCCGCGTCGTCGTCGACGGCGGCGTGTTCAAGAACAGTAACATCGCCAACATCCGGCTCTCGGGCGATTACAGCTCGATTCACGGCGCGACCGTCATCGTGGACGAACGCCGCACCGACGACACGAACCAGCGGGGCATCCGACTCGACGGCGGTGCGTACAACTGGATAGACGACACCGTCGTCCGAATCGACGAGCCGAACGGGCGCGCCATCAGCGTCCAGAACGACGTCGAATGGGCGCGGATTCAGAACTCGAGCGTCATCGTCAACGGAGACGTGCCGACGAAAGCCGTCACCGTATCGTCGGGCGCCGGGAAAGTCGACATTCTCAACACGGACATCGAGTTCAACACCAGCGGCCACGCGCTCGTCGTGGGCGGACCGAGCAGCGCCGACGCGGACCCGGTCTACATTCTCAAGTCGAGCGTCGGCGGGACCGGCGACGGGTCGAGCGGCCGGCACGCGGTCCGCCTCGAACGAGGGAACTGCACGCTCGACCGCTTCGACGTCGAGCAGACCGGCGGCGACTATCGACGCGCAGTTAAGGTACTCGGCGACGGCAGCACGTTCGTCTGGGGCGACTACGACACGGGCCACATCCCGCTGGTCAACGACGCCGACGGGACGACGTTCCGCGGCATCACCGCCGAATCGCACGACGGCTACGAAGGAATGAAAGTCATCGACGGGTCGAGCGGCGTCGAAGTCACCGAGTCGGTGATTCACAACGGCGTCTGGGAGTACGGCGACGTCGACGTCGCGTACGACGGAAACTGGTTCTGA
- a CDS encoding DUF1616 domain-containing protein, with protein sequence MKSSTRRWTLDLLLVVAGGIAALAVVMLDFSGSVIRSLFVVPLIVLYPGYALLAAVFPERRSDVESDTMSDESALTRPTRHTAGLLYSVRLVLSAAWSLAIVAAVALVTNLVGQGFDANVVALGVFGATMLFTAVAVVRRMLLPPDARAGAPPLSTVLGSVASTAGAVTSPLSSESRSSPVSLAVNLLVVVSVVAFLSSVGFAMVETQNPESEFTEAYLVTQNGSGYEASGYPQELSRGEPVPVTLALENHERESTTYTVVTELQRLDRTPNGTQVVEERELDRTQASVEDNETVYVQQDVRPTMSGESLRLVYHVYKGDAPEDADRENSYRTVQLVVSVDGGGGDTTAKLGRPGSIGGTSA encoded by the coding sequence ATGAAGTCGTCTACCCGTCGCTGGACACTCGACTTACTCCTCGTCGTCGCGGGGGGAATCGCCGCGCTCGCGGTGGTCATGCTCGACTTCTCCGGGTCCGTCATCCGGAGTCTGTTCGTCGTGCCGCTCATCGTCCTCTACCCGGGGTACGCGCTCCTCGCCGCGGTGTTCCCGGAACGGCGGTCGGACGTCGAGTCCGACACCATGAGCGACGAGTCGGCGCTGACGCGACCGACGCGTCACACCGCCGGACTGCTCTACTCCGTTCGTCTGGTCCTCTCGGCGGCGTGGAGTCTCGCGATCGTCGCCGCGGTCGCGCTCGTCACCAATCTCGTCGGGCAGGGGTTCGACGCGAACGTCGTCGCGCTCGGCGTGTTCGGCGCGACGATGCTGTTCACCGCCGTCGCCGTCGTTCGGCGCATGCTGCTCCCCCCGGACGCGCGAGCCGGTGCCCCGCCGCTCAGTACCGTCCTCGGGAGCGTCGCGTCGACCGCCGGTGCGGTCACGTCCCCGCTGTCCTCCGAGTCGCGGAGTTCGCCCGTCTCGCTCGCCGTCAACCTCCTCGTGGTCGTCAGCGTCGTCGCGTTTCTCAGCAGCGTCGGGTTCGCGATGGTCGAGACGCAGAACCCCGAGTCGGAGTTCACCGAAGCGTACCTCGTGACCCAAAACGGGTCGGGCTACGAGGCCAGCGGCTATCCCCAAGAACTCAGTCGGGGTGAGCCGGTCCCGGTGACGCTGGCGCTGGAGAACCACGAACGCGAGTCGACGACGTACACGGTCGTCACAGAGCTTCAGCGACTCGACAGAACGCCGAACGGGACACAGGTGGTCGAAGAGCGCGAACTCGACCGAACGCAAGCGTCGGTCGAGGACAACGAGACCGTCTACGTCCAACAGGACGTTCGACCGACGATGTCCGGTGAGTCGCTCCGGCTCGTCTATCACGTCTACAAAGGTGACGCTCCCGAGGACGCGGACCGCGAGAACTCGTATCGGACCGTTCAACTCGTCGTGTCGGTCGACGGCGGCGGCGGCGACACCACCGCAAAACTCGGTCGGCCGGGTTCGATCGGGGGGACCTCGGCCTGA
- a CDS encoding nucleotide sugar dehydrogenase, translating into MTDTVCVVGLGYVGLPLAIEFDRAGKSVIGYDVDPDKVSTLSAGTDPTGDVTDEGVAASDVLFTTDATHISDADFVIVTVPTPVDSMENPDLQFVESAAETIGQHVSLGTTVVLESTVYPGATESVLVPALESESGFAVGEDIFVGYSPERASPGDTGRSVKDVVKVVGANSEAVRERLADLYGSIVDAGIHRAPDIETAEASKVIENVQRDMNIALVNELAIACDHMGLTTKDVLEAAGTKWNFHDGYSPGFVGGHCIPVDPFYLTYRSKREGFSPKLVLQAREINEYVPVHAARKAVKTINESGRVLQDTRLLVLGLAYKPGVGDIRSSDVSTMIEKLDEFHVDCVGYDPHADPDESREVFDIEVVESVNFEAYDGVVVATGHEEFTDYDLDEMAAALGSDPVMIDVADAFDADEAGERGFHYAQL; encoded by the coding sequence ATGACTGACACCGTCTGCGTCGTCGGCCTCGGCTACGTCGGCCTGCCGCTGGCCATCGAGTTCGACCGCGCCGGGAAGTCGGTCATCGGCTACGACGTCGACCCCGACAAGGTCTCGACGCTCTCGGCGGGGACCGACCCCACCGGGGACGTGACGGACGAGGGCGTCGCCGCCTCCGACGTGCTGTTCACGACGGACGCGACGCACATCTCGGACGCGGACTTCGTCATCGTGACGGTCCCCACGCCGGTCGATAGCATGGAGAACCCCGACCTCCAGTTCGTCGAATCGGCCGCCGAGACCATCGGCCAGCACGTCTCCCTGGGGACGACCGTCGTCCTCGAATCGACCGTCTACCCCGGCGCGACCGAGTCCGTTCTCGTCCCCGCGCTCGAATCCGAGTCCGGGTTCGCCGTGGGTGAGGACATTTTCGTCGGCTACTCGCCCGAGCGCGCGTCGCCCGGCGACACCGGGCGGAGCGTGAAGGACGTGGTCAAGGTGGTCGGTGCCAACTCGGAAGCGGTCCGCGAGCGTCTCGCCGACCTCTACGGGAGCATCGTCGACGCCGGTATCCACCGCGCGCCCGACATCGAGACGGCGGAGGCGTCGAAAGTCATCGAGAACGTCCAGCGCGACATGAACATCGCGCTCGTCAACGAACTGGCCATCGCGTGCGACCACATGGGCCTGACGACCAAGGACGTGCTCGAAGCCGCGGGAACGAAGTGGAACTTCCACGACGGCTACTCCCCAGGCTTCGTCGGCGGCCACTGCATCCCCGTCGACCCGTTCTACCTCACCTACCGCTCCAAGCGCGAGGGCTTCTCGCCGAAACTCGTGTTGCAGGCGCGCGAAATCAACGAGTACGTCCCGGTTCACGCCGCCCGCAAGGCGGTCAAGACTATCAACGAGTCGGGGCGCGTCCTCCAGGACACGCGACTGCTCGTCCTCGGACTCGCCTACAAGCCGGGCGTCGGTGACATCCGAAGCTCGGACGTGAGCACGATGATAGAGAAACTCGACGAGTTCCACGTCGACTGCGTCGGCTACGACCCCCACGCCGACCCCGACGAATCGCGGGAAGTCTTCGACATCGAGGTGGTCGAGTCGGTCAACTTCGAGGCGTATGACGGCGTCGTCGTGGCGACCGGCCACGAGGAGTTCACCGACTACGACCTCGACGAGATGGCCGCCGCGCTCGGGTCCGACCCGGTCATGATAGACGTGGCCGACGCGTTCGACGCCGACGAGGCCGGCGAGCGCGGCTTCCACTACGCGCAACTCTGA
- a CDS encoding helix-turn-helix domain-containing protein, protein MEITLEDPRLILSSFVAGHRGPVELEFQPTEGFGWDCAFVVVEQGSVDSVGASLVVDPTVIEADFLGSVGSDHRFRVLFGSGVRLIPPSSTEMGVRVISVRHEDGRWSIQMHLPAHSTLHRVQEHYHDNDISFRVKRLHVARETDVGSETALLPGQREALLVAHEHGYFEVPRRSSQGELATILGISKSGVSQRIRRAISRLIEATLSP, encoded by the coding sequence TTGGAGATAACGCTCGAGGACCCGAGGCTGATTCTCTCGTCGTTCGTCGCGGGACACCGGGGGCCGGTCGAACTCGAATTTCAACCGACCGAGGGATTCGGCTGGGACTGCGCGTTCGTCGTCGTCGAACAGGGTTCCGTCGATTCAGTCGGGGCGTCCCTCGTCGTCGACCCAACCGTGATAGAGGCGGATTTCCTCGGTTCCGTCGGCTCCGACCACCGGTTTCGCGTCCTCTTCGGGAGCGGCGTCCGCCTGATTCCCCCGTCCTCGACGGAGATGGGCGTTCGGGTCATCTCCGTTCGACACGAAGACGGCAGGTGGTCCATCCAGATGCACCTCCCCGCTCACTCGACGCTGCACCGCGTCCAAGAACACTACCACGACAACGATATCTCGTTCCGGGTAAAGCGCCTCCACGTCGCCCGCGAAACCGACGTTGGCTCCGAGACGGCGCTGCTCCCGGGACAGCGCGAAGCGCTTCTCGTCGCCCACGAACACGGTTATTTCGAGGTCCCGCGGCGGTCCTCGCAGGGTGAACTCGCGACCATCCTCGGCATCTCCAAGTCGGGCGTCTCACAGCGGATTCGTCGGGCCATCTCGCGACTCATCGAGGCGACGCTGTCGCCGTGA
- a CDS encoding glycosyltransferase family 2 protein — protein MYKDNSIAVVVPAYNEAGYVGDVIDTLPSFVDLAYVVDDGSTDGTWDEIVTHADAFNADHTPEATAYDDVVVPIQHEENRGVGGALKTGYLHALEDEVDITAVLGGDGQMNPNELAKYLDPIAEGDADYAKGNRFMEQSDLDAMPGYRLVGNSILSYLTKFASGYWKTMDPQNGYTAISHEALKQADIENMYEYYGYCNDLLVKLNAENLRVADIACSAEYLYDDDWKSHINYSEYVPRVSGMLLRNYFWRLKNKYMLRDFHPLAAFYYLGTVIAGVAAIGLIGSGLTGGGDSDGDSPSLGSWAIGLLFGITFLLFGTVLDHNDNEALEIRVDDDTYETEVPSE, from the coding sequence ATGTACAAAGACAACTCAATCGCCGTCGTCGTGCCGGCCTACAACGAAGCGGGCTACGTCGGGGACGTCATCGACACCCTCCCCTCGTTCGTCGACCTGGCCTACGTCGTCGACGACGGGTCGACAGACGGGACGTGGGACGAAATCGTGACGCACGCCGACGCGTTCAACGCGGACCACACCCCCGAAGCGACGGCGTACGACGACGTGGTCGTCCCGATTCAACACGAGGAGAACCGCGGCGTCGGCGGCGCGCTCAAGACGGGCTACCTCCACGCGCTCGAAGACGAAGTCGATATCACGGCCGTCCTCGGCGGCGACGGGCAGATGAACCCCAACGAGCTGGCGAAGTACCTCGACCCCATCGCGGAGGGCGACGCCGACTACGCGAAGGGCAACCGATTCATGGAGCAGTCGGACCTCGACGCCATGCCGGGCTATCGACTCGTCGGCAACTCCATCCTCTCGTACCTGACGAAGTTCGCCAGCGGCTACTGGAAGACGATGGACCCGCAAAACGGCTACACCGCGATTTCCCACGAGGCGTTGAAGCAGGCCGACATCGAGAACATGTACGAGTACTACGGCTACTGCAACGACCTGCTCGTCAAACTCAACGCCGAGAACCTCCGCGTCGCAGACATCGCCTGCTCCGCGGAGTACCTGTACGACGACGACTGGAAGAGCCACATCAACTACAGCGAGTACGTCCCCCGCGTCTCGGGTATGCTGCTCCGGAACTACTTCTGGCGGCTGAAAAACAAGTACATGCTCCGCGACTTCCACCCGCTCGCGGCGTTCTACTACCTCGGAACCGTCATCGCGGGCGTCGCGGCCATCGGTCTCATCGGCTCGGGGCTGACGGGTGGCGGTGACAGCGACGGCGACTCACCCAGCCTCGGCAGCTGGGCAATCGGTCTCCTCTTCGGTATCACGTTCCTGCTTTTCGGCACGGTCCTCGACCACAACGACAACGAAGCGCTCGAAATCCGGGTCGACGACGACACCTACGAGACGGAGGTTCCGAGCGAGTAA
- a CDS encoding acyltransferase, which produces MNLYVTGSSCEIDDDVTLGYPAGDDSQQTIVGDDARIRSGTIVYSDVTIGDGFVTGHDALVREDTRIGDNVVVGTNTVIDGTTTIGSNVSLQTRVYVPTHTHIGDDVFVGPGAVLTNDPYPVRQDVEMTGPTLEDGVSVGGNATILPDVTVGENAFVAAGATVTEDVPPETLAVGTPAEHRPLPAKLQGANSI; this is translated from the coding sequence ATGAACCTGTACGTCACGGGCTCTAGCTGCGAGATCGACGACGACGTCACCCTCGGCTATCCCGCGGGCGACGACTCACAGCAGACGATAGTCGGCGACGACGCCCGAATCCGTTCGGGGACTATCGTCTACAGTGACGTGACCATCGGCGACGGCTTCGTCACCGGCCACGACGCGCTCGTCCGCGAAGACACCCGAATCGGCGACAACGTCGTCGTCGGAACCAACACCGTCATCGACGGCACCACGACCATCGGGTCGAACGTGAGCCTCCAGACTCGGGTCTACGTTCCAACCCACACGCACATCGGCGACGACGTGTTCGTCGGGCCGGGCGCGGTGCTCACGAACGACCCGTATCCGGTCCGGCAGGACGTCGAGATGACCGGTCCGACGCTCGAAGACGGCGTCTCTGTCGGCGGGAACGCGACCATCCTCCCCGACGTGACCGTCGGCGAGAACGCGTTCGTCGCCGCCGGCGCGACCGTCACCGAGGACGTTCCGCCGGAGACGCTCGCGGTCGGAACGCCCGCCGAACACCGCCCACTCCCGGCGAAGCTTCAGGGAGCGAACTCCATATGA
- a CDS encoding nucleotide sugar dehydrogenase has protein sequence MSTQSSVTTIYGSERPEDEQIAALTSGDVPVGVYGLGKMGLPLASVYAETTGNVTGADIDTDVVREINAGRNHIVGEPGLDELVEELVEDGALVANTEPREVADEASIHVVIVPTLVDEAGRPDLSVIEAVARDIGKGLDEGDLVVFESTLPPRSCRDALLPLLESESGLSLGEFGLAFCPERTSSGRALKDIRGAYPKVVGGADDESTRAASLVYDLISSNEVITVSDTTTAEAVKVFEGVYRDVNIALANELATHADEFEIDVTEAIDVANTQPFCEIHTPGAGVGGHCIPYYPQFLINEFETGSPLMETARAVNDEMPHVTAQTALDRLAARGIDPEDATVLVLGLTYRAGVEEIRKTPALPVVEHLDEAGADVVATDPILDDTAVFEEAGATVMRGVTSDDLSPDAVVLVTAHESFDHLDVPAFADDDRPVVFVDGRQAATEYRDHDRVDYEGIGLHD, from the coding sequence ATGAGCACACAATCTTCAGTCACGACTATCTACGGCTCTGAGCGCCCCGAAGACGAACAGATAGCTGCGCTCACGTCCGGCGACGTGCCGGTCGGCGTCTACGGCCTCGGCAAGATGGGACTTCCCCTCGCCTCCGTCTACGCCGAGACCACCGGTAACGTCACCGGCGCGGACATCGACACCGACGTCGTCCGCGAGATTAACGCCGGCCGCAACCACATCGTCGGCGAACCCGGACTCGACGAACTCGTCGAAGAACTCGTCGAGGACGGCGCGCTCGTCGCGAACACGGAACCGCGCGAGGTCGCCGACGAGGCGAGCATTCACGTGGTCATCGTCCCGACGCTCGTCGACGAGGCGGGCCGGCCGGACCTCTCGGTCATCGAGGCGGTCGCACGAGACATCGGGAAGGGCCTCGACGAGGGCGACCTCGTCGTCTTCGAATCGACGCTCCCGCCGCGCTCCTGTCGCGACGCACTCCTGCCGCTTCTCGAATCCGAAAGCGGCCTCTCGCTCGGCGAGTTCGGCCTCGCGTTCTGCCCCGAGCGGACCTCGTCCGGGCGCGCGCTGAAGGACATCCGCGGGGCGTACCCGAAGGTCGTCGGCGGCGCCGACGACGAGAGTACCCGTGCCGCGTCGCTCGTCTACGACCTGATTTCGTCGAACGAGGTCATCACCGTCTCGGACACGACGACCGCGGAGGCGGTCAAGGTGTTCGAGGGCGTCTACCGCGACGTGAACATCGCGCTCGCCAACGAGCTTGCGACCCACGCCGACGAGTTCGAAATCGACGTGACCGAGGCCATCGACGTGGCCAACACCCAACCGTTCTGCGAGATTCACACGCCCGGCGCGGGCGTCGGCGGCCACTGTATCCCGTACTACCCGCAGTTCCTCATCAACGAGTTCGAGACGGGGTCGCCGCTCATGGAGACGGCTCGCGCCGTCAACGACGAGATGCCGCACGTCACCGCGCAGACGGCGCTCGACCGACTGGCGGCGCGAGGCATCGACCCCGAGGACGCGACCGTTCTCGTCCTCGGTCTCACCTATCGCGCCGGCGTCGAAGAGATTCGCAAGACACCGGCGCTCCCCGTGGTCGAACATCTCGACGAAGCGGGCGCGGACGTGGTCGCGACCGACCCCATCCTCGACGACACCGCCGTCTTCGAGGAGGCGGGCGCGACGGTCATGCGCGGCGTGACGAGTGACGACCTGTCACCGGACGCCGTCGTCCTCGTGACGGCCCACGAGTCGTTCGACCACCTCGACGTTCCCGCCTTCGCCGACGACGACCGCCCGGTCGTCTTCGTCGACGGGCGGCAGGCAGCCACGGAGTACCGCGACCACGACCGCGTCGACTACGAGGGAATCGGACTCCATGACTGA